Proteins co-encoded in one Pelobates fuscus isolate aPelFus1 chromosome 5, aPelFus1.pri, whole genome shotgun sequence genomic window:
- the LOC134612280 gene encoding translationally-controlled tumor protein-like, producing MIIYRDIMSGDEMFSDIYKIKESSCRLCYEVEGKMVSRIEGPIDDALVGENASAECPDEGSDLTTVTGIDIVLNHKLQETGFTKESYKSYIKGYMKLIKGKLEETNPTHVKPFMTGAAEKIKDILGNFKNYQFFTSRHS from the coding sequence ATGATCATCTACAGGGATATCATGTCCGGAGACGAGATGTTCTCAGACATCTACAAAATCAAAGAAAGCAGTTGTAGACTTTGCTATGAAGTTGAAGGCAAGATGGTCTCTAGAATAGAAGGTCCAATTGATGATGCTCTGGTTGGTGAAAATGCATCTGCTGAGTGCCCAGACGAAGGGTCAGATTTAACAACAGTCACAGGAATTGATATAGTATTAAATCACAAGCTTCAGGAAACTGGCTTCACAAAGGAATCTTACAAATCTTATATTAAGGGTTACATGAAACTAATCAAAGGAAAGCTTGAGGAAACAAATCCAACCCATGTTAAACCTTTCATGACTGGTGCTGCAGAGAAAATCAAAGACATCCTTGGCAACTTTAAAAACTACCAGTTCTTTACCTCTAGACATAGCTAA